The proteins below come from a single Pseudomonas chlororaphis genomic window:
- a CDS encoding phosphoenolpyruvate carboxylase (catalyzes the formation of oxaloacetate from phosphoenolpyruvate), which translates to MTDIDARLREDVHLLGELLGNTIREQYGDTFLDKIEQIRKGAKADRRGSADAELSASLNALSEDELLPVARAFNQFLNLANIAEQYQLIHRREESQPAPFEARVLPELLARLRAEGHGAEALARQLGRLEIELVLTAHPTEVARRTLIQKYDAIAAQLAAQDHRDLTSAERAQIHERLQRLIAEAWHTEEIRRTRPTPVDEAKWGFAVIEHSLWQAIPNYLRKADQALHAATGLRLPLEAAPIRFASWMGGDRDGNPNVTAAVTREVLLLARWMAADLYLRDVDHLAAELSMQNASDVLRALAGDSAEPYRAVLKQLRERLRATRNWAHAALKGATPASADVLQSNRELLDPLELCYQSLHECGMGVIADGPLLDCLRRAVTFGLFLVRLDVRQDSTRHCSAMTEITDYLGLGRYEDWNEEQRISFLLEELNNRRPLLPAHFKPSADTAEVLATCREVAAAPAASLGSYVISMAGAASDVLAVQLLLKESGVLRPMRVVPLFETLADLDNAGPVIERLLRLPGYRSRLQGPQEVMIGYSDSAKDAGTTAAAWAQYRAQERLVDICREQQVELLLFHGRGGTVGRGGGPAHAAILSQPPGSVAGRFRTTEQGEMIRFKFGLPDIAEQNLNLYLAAVLEATLLPPPPPTPEWRHLMDELAADGVNAYRAVVRENPQFVEYFRQSTPEQELGRLPLGSRPAKRRAGGIESLRAIPWIFGWTQTRLMLPAWLGWETALGKALERGEGQLLGQMREQWPFFRTRIDMLEMVLAKADADIARSYDERLVEPELLPLGAHLRDLLSQACSVVLGLTGQSQLLAHSPDTLEFIRLRNTYLDPLHLLQAELLARSRQPEVAQGSPVEQALLVSVAGIAAGLRNTG; encoded by the coding sequence ATGACCGATATCGATGCCCGCTTGCGCGAGGACGTCCACCTGCTCGGCGAGCTGCTGGGCAATACCATTCGCGAGCAGTACGGCGACACGTTCCTCGACAAGATCGAGCAGATCCGCAAGGGCGCCAAGGCCGATCGGCGCGGCTCGGCGGATGCCGAACTCAGTGCCAGCCTCAACGCGTTGAGCGAAGACGAGCTGCTGCCCGTGGCGCGGGCATTCAACCAGTTTCTCAACCTTGCCAACATCGCCGAGCAGTACCAGCTCATCCACCGCCGCGAAGAGTCGCAGCCGGCTCCCTTCGAGGCCCGGGTGTTGCCCGAGCTGCTCGCCCGGTTGCGGGCCGAGGGCCACGGCGCCGAGGCCCTGGCGCGGCAATTGGGACGGCTGGAGATCGAGCTGGTGCTGACGGCCCACCCCACGGAAGTGGCCCGGCGTACGCTGATCCAGAAATACGACGCCATCGCCGCGCAACTGGCGGCCCAGGACCACCGCGACCTGACCAGCGCCGAGCGGGCGCAGATTCATGAGCGCCTGCAACGCTTGATCGCCGAGGCCTGGCATACCGAGGAAATCCGTCGCACCCGCCCGACCCCCGTGGACGAGGCCAAGTGGGGCTTCGCGGTGATCGAGCATTCGCTGTGGCAGGCCATCCCCAATTACCTGCGCAAGGCCGATCAGGCCCTGCACGCGGCCACCGGGCTGCGCCTGCCGCTGGAGGCCGCGCCGATCCGTTTTGCTTCGTGGATGGGCGGCGACCGGGACGGCAACCCGAACGTCACGGCGGCGGTAACGCGCGAAGTGCTGTTGCTGGCGCGGTGGATGGCGGCGGACCTGTACTTGCGTGACGTCGATCACCTGGCCGCCGAGCTGTCCATGCAGAACGCCAGCGACGTCTTGCGTGCCCTGGCGGGTGACAGCGCCGAACCCTATCGCGCCGTGCTCAAGCAGTTGCGCGAGCGCCTGCGGGCCACCCGCAACTGGGCCCACGCGGCCTTGAAAGGTGCCACGCCAGCGTCCGCCGATGTGCTGCAGAGCAACCGCGAACTGCTGGACCCGCTGGAGCTGTGCTACCAGTCGCTGCATGAGTGCGGCATGGGCGTGATCGCCGACGGGCCGTTGCTCGATTGCCTGCGCCGGGCAGTCACCTTCGGCCTGTTCCTGGTGCGCCTGGACGTGCGCCAGGACTCGACCCGCCATTGCTCGGCCATGACTGAAATCACCGACTACCTGGGCCTGGGTCGCTACGAGGACTGGAACGAGGAACAGCGCATCAGTTTCCTGCTGGAAGAGCTGAACAACCGGCGCCCGCTGTTGCCTGCCCATTTCAAACCATCGGCTGACACGGCCGAAGTGTTGGCCACGTGCCGTGAAGTGGCGGCGGCACCTGCGGCGTCCCTGGGCTCCTACGTGATCTCCATGGCCGGCGCGGCTTCCGACGTGCTGGCGGTGCAACTGTTGTTGAAAGAGTCCGGCGTGCTGCGCCCGATGCGGGTGGTGCCGCTGTTCGAAACCCTGGCCGACCTGGACAACGCCGGGCCGGTGATCGAGCGGCTGCTGCGGTTGCCGGGCTATCGCTCTCGGCTGCAAGGCCCCCAGGAAGTGATGATCGGCTATTCCGACTCCGCCAAGGATGCCGGCACCACGGCGGCGGCGTGGGCACAGTACCGGGCCCAGGAGCGGCTGGTGGACATCTGTCGCGAGCAGCAGGTCGAACTGCTGTTGTTCCACGGTCGCGGCGGCACGGTCGGGCGTGGCGGCGGTCCGGCCCACGCGGCGATCCTGTCCCAGCCGCCGGGCTCGGTGGCCGGGCGTTTCCGCACCACCGAGCAGGGCGAAATGATTCGTTTCAAATTCGGTCTGCCGGACATCGCCGAGCAGAACCTCAACCTGTACCTCGCCGCCGTACTGGAAGCGACTCTGTTGCCGCCACCACCGCCGACCCCCGAGTGGCGGCACCTGATGGACGAACTGGCCGCCGACGGTGTCAACGCCTACCGCGCGGTGGTGCGGGAGAACCCGCAATTCGTCGAGTATTTCCGCCAGTCCACGCCCGAGCAGGAACTGGGTCGCCTGCCGTTGGGCAGTCGTCCGGCCAAGCGTCGGGCCGGCGGGATCGAAAGCCTGCGGGCGATCCCCTGGATCTTTGGCTGGACCCAGACCCGCCTGATGTTGCCGGCCTGGCTCGGTTGGGAAACCGCCCTGGGCAAGGCGCTGGAGCGGGGTGAAGGGCAATTGCTCGGCCAGATGCGCGAGCAGTGGCCATTCTTCCGTACCCGCATCGATATGCTGGAGATGGTGCTGGCCAAGGCCGACGCCGATATCGCGCGCTCCTACGACGAACGTCTGGTGGAACCTGAGTTGCTGCCATTGGGTGCGCATTTACGCGACCTATTGTCGCAGGCCTGTTCGGTGGTGCTGGGGTTGACCGGTCAGTCGCAGCTGCTGGCACATAGCCCAGACACGCTGGAATTCATCCGCTTGCGCAACACCTACCTCGACCCGCTGCACCTGTTGCAAGCCGAACTGCTGGCCCGCTCGCGGCAACCCGAGGTCGCCCAGGGCAGCCCCGTGGAACAGGCGTTGCTGGTGTCTGTGGCAGGGATTGCCGCCGGTTTGCGCAATACCGGCTAA
- a CDS encoding pilin assembly protein, with protein MKIRELAQHWEENAKGRLTQTGYTIHLDVEAAARLAAICDMYPKRQPEELLGELIGAALEELEASFPYVKGQQVVATDEEGDPLYEDVGPTPRFLALSRRHLHELSSQNDKPKH; from the coding sequence ATGAAAATCCGTGAGCTTGCCCAGCATTGGGAAGAAAACGCCAAGGGTCGCCTGACCCAGACCGGCTACACGATTCACCTGGACGTCGAAGCCGCGGCACGACTGGCGGCAATCTGTGACATGTACCCCAAGCGCCAGCCCGAGGAACTGCTGGGCGAACTGATCGGGGCCGCGCTGGAAGAACTCGAAGCGAGCTTCCCGTACGTCAAGGGGCAGCAGGTGGTCGCCACCGATGAAGAAGGTGACCCGCTGTACGAAGACGTCGGCCCGACGCCGAGATTCCTCGCCTTGTCGCGTAGGCATCTGCATGAGCTTTCCTCGCAGAACGACAAGCCGAAACACTGA
- a CDS encoding chromosome partitioning protein ParA, translating to MELKPMNTCTAKPSSAGLRGLKLAALAIGSSFILAGCAGNPPSEQYAVTQSAVNSAVTAGGTEFAAVEMKSAQDKLKQAELAMHDKKYDEAKRLAEQAEWDARVAERKAQAAKAEQALKDSQKGVQELRQEGMNKIQ from the coding sequence ATGGAGTTGAAGCCTATGAATACCTGCACTGCGAAACCCTCATCCGCGGGCCTGCGCGGCCTCAAGCTGGCTGCCCTGGCCATCGGTAGCAGCTTCATCCTGGCCGGTTGCGCGGGCAACCCACCTTCGGAGCAGTACGCGGTGACCCAATCGGCGGTCAACAGCGCCGTGACGGCCGGTGGTACCGAATTCGCCGCGGTGGAAATGAAATCGGCCCAGGACAAGCTCAAGCAAGCCGAACTGGCCATGCACGACAAGAAATACGACGAAGCCAAGCGTCTGGCCGAACAGGCCGAATGGGATGCTCGCGTCGCCGAGCGCAAGGCCCAGGCCGCCAAAGCGGAACAAGCACTCAAGGATTCCCAGAAAGGGGTTCAGGAACTGCGTCAGGAAGGCATGAACAAGATTCAGTAA
- a CDS encoding membrane protein: protein MHKHLMMPALLAACVALAACSHDPNANLEQARTNYNGLQADPAATKVAALETKDAADFLAKADKAYLDREDEAKVDQLAYLTNQRVEVAKQTIALRNAEAALKNAGDERARALLDARNAQIKQLQDSLNAKQTERGTLVTFGDVLFATNKSDLRSSGLVNVNKLAQFLQENPDRKVIVEGYTDSTGSDSYNQSLSERRASSVRTALVKMGVDPARIVTQGYGKEFPVADNNSVSGRAMNRRVEVTISNDNQPVAPRSSMSAN from the coding sequence ATGCACAAACACTTGATGATGCCCGCCCTGCTCGCTGCCTGCGTAGCCCTGGCCGCTTGCTCCCATGACCCGAACGCGAACCTGGAACAGGCCCGCACCAACTACAACGGCCTGCAGGCTGACCCAGCGGCGACCAAGGTGGCAGCCCTGGAAACCAAGGACGCAGCCGATTTCCTGGCCAAGGCCGACAAGGCTTACCTGGACCGGGAAGACGAAGCCAAGGTCGACCAACTGGCCTACCTGACCAACCAGCGTGTTGAAGTGGCCAAGCAGACCATCGCCCTGCGCAACGCCGAGGCCGCGCTGAAAAACGCCGGTGACGAACGCGCCCGTGCGCTGCTCGATGCCCGCAATGCGCAGATCAAGCAACTGCAGGACAGCCTGAACGCCAAGCAGACCGAACGCGGTACGCTGGTGACTTTCGGTGACGTGCTGTTCGCCACCAACAAGTCCGACCTGCGCTCCAGCGGCCTGGTCAACGTGAACAAACTGGCACAGTTCCTCCAGGAAAACCCGGACCGCAAGGTGATCGTCGAAGGCTACACCGACAGCACCGGTTCGGACTCCTACAACCAATCGCTGTCCGAGCGCCGTGCCAGCTCCGTGCGCACTGCCCTGGTGAAAATGGGCGTCGATCCGGCCCGCATCGTGACCCAGGGTTATGGCAAGGAATTCCCGGTCGCCGACAACAACAGCGTTTCGGGCCGTGCCATGAACCGTCGCGTGGAGGTGACCATCTCCAACGACAACCAACCCGTCGCCCCGCGTTCGAGCATGAGCGCCAACTGA
- a CDS encoding lipoprotein: protein MSEERNAIPLIITGICSILGTVAVLWYYGYLHFAKPEDALLLNEFTMLKTVPGEDYKVSLEPAPQVAQCIDGVLVLFDTEQKGLTGVLVNEKKRAVRCMGQETPQKLQP from the coding sequence ATGAGCGAAGAACGTAACGCCATCCCCCTGATCATCACCGGTATCTGCAGCATCCTCGGCACTGTCGCGGTGTTGTGGTACTACGGTTACCTGCACTTCGCCAAGCCCGAGGACGCGTTGCTGCTCAACGAATTCACCATGCTCAAGACCGTGCCGGGCGAAGACTACAAAGTCTCCCTGGAGCCCGCGCCCCAAGTGGCCCAATGCATCGACGGTGTGTTGGTGCTGTTTGACACCGAGCAGAAAGGCCTGACCGGTGTGCTGGTCAACGAAAAGAAACGCGCCGTGCGCTGCATGGGCCAGGAGACGCCGCAGAAGCTGCAGCCTTGA
- a CDS encoding alpha/beta hydrolase, whose amino-acid sequence MRTLGIFCLLLALSGCSSLLFYPERGLPFTPERAKLDYRDVTLVTADGLKLRGWWLPVKPGVEVKGTVLHLHGNGGNLAWHLGGSWWLPEQGYQVLMVDYRGYGVSEGEPSLPAIYQDIDAAFQWLDRSADVQGKPLVLLGQSLGGALAVRYLVEHPQRQRQLKALVLDGVPASYRDVGRFALSTSWLTWPFQVPLSWLVPDGDSAISSMAQLTGVPKLIYHSLDDPIVPLSNGIRLYQAAPPPRVLQLTRGGHVQTFADPTWRTVMLRYLDDPTHFDGLRRLGEVPNYPKSPDQSPESPQ is encoded by the coding sequence ATGCGAACCCTCGGCATCTTTTGCCTGTTGCTGGCCCTGAGCGGTTGCAGCTCGCTGCTGTTCTACCCTGAGCGGGGCCTGCCGTTCACCCCGGAGCGGGCCAAGCTCGACTACCGCGACGTGACCCTGGTCACCGCCGACGGCCTCAAGCTGCGGGGCTGGTGGCTACCGGTCAAGCCGGGTGTCGAGGTCAAGGGCACGGTGCTGCATCTGCACGGCAACGGCGGCAACCTGGCCTGGCACTTGGGCGGGAGCTGGTGGCTGCCGGAGCAGGGCTACCAGGTGCTGATGGTCGACTACCGGGGGTATGGCGTGTCCGAGGGCGAGCCGAGCCTGCCAGCGATCTACCAGGACATCGACGCCGCGTTCCAATGGCTCGACCGTTCCGCCGATGTCCAAGGCAAGCCACTGGTGTTGCTCGGCCAGAGCCTGGGAGGCGCGTTGGCGGTGCGTTACCTGGTGGAGCATCCGCAGCGCCAGCGACAGCTCAAGGCGCTGGTGCTCGACGGCGTGCCGGCCAGCTATCGCGATGTCGGGCGGTTTGCCCTGAGCACCTCGTGGTTGACCTGGCCGTTCCAGGTGCCGTTGTCCTGGCTGGTGCCGGACGGTGACAGCGCGATCAGCTCGATGGCGCAATTGACCGGCGTGCCGAAACTGATCTATCACAGCCTGGACGACCCGATCGTGCCCCTTTCCAACGGCATCCGCCTGTACCAAGCTGCGCCGCCGCCCAGGGTCCTGCAATTGACCCGTGGCGGGCATGTACAGACATTCGCCGACCCGACCTGGCGAACCGTGATGTTGCGCTACCTCGACGACCCCACGCATTTCGACGGCCTGCGTCGCCTGGGCGAAGTGCCGAATTATCCGAAATCACCCGATCAATCCCCAGAGAGTCCGCAATGA